One genomic window of Podarcis muralis chromosome 9, rPodMur119.hap1.1, whole genome shotgun sequence includes the following:
- the GRSF1 gene encoding G-rich sequence factor 1 — MPPPDAAPPCPPWLRCRPLAAASSSSAHVPQAFVAATPAAAAETTTTTPGLPPPPMAGTRWVLGALLRGCGCSCSSCRQTGAACLPLRHAASVSSAAASSAGSLGLSGRRRLLFLLGAATQSRGFAGSAGPLPGFGALRSSLLPPALAGRCYSQEHSPPFHDEYPPLSEYDPSPTKSRGEEDDVYLIRAQGLPYSCTEEDVLNFFSGSKIRNGVNGIHFLLNRDGKRRGDALVELESEQDVQNALDKHRRYLGQRYVEVFEIHNEDVDAIMKSLHSSSTSVTNDGVVRLRGLPYSCNEMDISEFFSGLTIVDITFVMDQRGRRKTGEAFVVFATPEMANQALLKHKEEIGSRYIEIFPSQKSEIRTHNGFFRGKMMGYPTLKQDSESVFDESELNEALRPTATYESDKENEVFKQAFEKPRDVSESGSFSSLHFVHLRGLPFQATAQDIINFFAPLKPVRITMEYNSSGKATGEADVHFETHEDAIAAMAKNRSNVQHRYIELFLNSSPSRKNGCQ; from the exons ATGCCGCCTCCTGACGCAGCTCCTCCCTGCCCGCCGTGGCTCCGCTGCAGGCCGcttgccgccgcctcctcctcctccgcgcaTGTGCCTCAGGCTTTCGTAGCGGCGACGCCAGCGGCAGCCGCGGAGACCACCACGACGACGCCGGGGCTTCCGCCTCCTCCCATGGCCGGGACGCGCTGGGTGCTGGGCGCGCTGCTCCGGGGCTGCGGCTGTAGCTGCAGCAGTTGCCGCCAGACCGGCGCGGCCTGCCTGCCGCTGCGCCACGCCGCCTCAgtctcctccgccgccgcctcctccgccggttccctcggcctctccggccgccgccgcctcctgttCTTGCTCGGGGCAGCCACGCAGAGCCGCGGGTTCGCCGGCTCCGCCGGGCCTCTGCCCGGCTTCGGCGCCCTGAGGAGCTCGCTGCTGCCTCCGGCCCTCGCGGGGAGATGCTacagccag GAGCACAGCCCTCCATTTCATGATGAATATCCGCCTCTCTCAGAGTATGACCCATCTCCAACTAAGTCACGTGGCGAGGAAGATGACGTGTATCTTATTCGGGCCCAGGGTCTGCCTTACTCCTGCACCGAGGAAGATGTTCTCAACTTTTTTTCAG GCAGCAAGATTCGAAATGGTGTGAACGGCATCCACTTCCTCTTAAACCGAGATGGCAAACGCAGAGGAGATGCTTTGGTTGAACTGGAGTCAGAACAGGATGTGCAAAACGCCTTGGACAAGCACAGAAGATATCTGGGTCAGCGTTATGTGGAAG TTTTCGAAATACATAATGAGGATGTTGATGCCATCATGAAGAGCTTGCACTCCAGTTCAACATCTGTGACAAACGATGGAGTGGTGAGACTGAGAGGCCTTCCCTACAGCTGCAATGAAATGGATATTTCTGAGTTCTTCTCAG GTTTGACTATAGTCGACATAACATTTGTCATGGACCAGAGGGGAAGAAGGAAAACGGGAGAAGCATTTGTGGTGTTTGCTACCCCTGAGATGGCTAATCAAGCCTTGTTGAAGCATAAGGAGGAAATTGGGAGCCG ATACATAGAAATATTCCCAAGCCAAAAGAGTGAAATTCGAACCCACAATGGCTTTTTCCGGGGCAAGATGATGGGCTATCCCACTCTGAAACAAGATTCCGAATCTGTTTTTGACGAAAGTGAGTTGAATGAGGCCTTAAGACCGACTGCTACGTATGAAAGTGATAAAGAAAATG AAGTTTTTAAGCAAGCATTTGAAAAGCCTCGGGATGTGTCGGAGTCAGGGAGTTTCTCCTCGCTTCACTTTGTTCATTTGAGGGGTCTGCCATTTCAAGCAACTGCACAAGATATTATAAAT TTCTTTGCTCCCCTGAAACCGGTGAGGATCACTATGGAATATAATTCAAGCGGGAAAGCAACGGGAGAAGCAGATGTTCACTTTGAGACACACGAAGATGCGATTGCAGCCATGGCCAAGAACAGGTCGAACGTGC AGCATAGATACATTGAATTATTCCTGAATTCATCGCCAAGCAGAAAAAATGGTTGCCAGTGA